The Candidatus Hydrogenedentota bacterium genome has a segment encoding these proteins:
- a CDS encoding RNA polymerase sigma factor — translation MVDDDRKAQFLRWADTHGASIWKVARAYTLTHEECQDLAQEILLQAWRSLPNFEGRARAATWFYRVALQTAMNWQRKDKPRRARQQPLLDVHMESPGGADSAAQVQQRETVERLYIAIQQLPKADAALVLLYLDELSYREMAEVLGVSETNVGVKLNRAKRKLGELMKADSNEP, via the coding sequence TTGGTGGACGACGACAGAAAGGCGCAGTTTCTCCGCTGGGCGGACACGCATGGCGCTTCCATTTGGAAGGTGGCGCGGGCGTACACACTGACGCATGAGGAGTGCCAGGACCTGGCGCAGGAGATCCTGCTTCAGGCGTGGCGCTCCCTCCCGAATTTCGAGGGGCGGGCGCGCGCGGCGACGTGGTTCTACCGGGTAGCGTTGCAGACCGCGATGAACTGGCAGCGCAAGGACAAGCCCCGCCGCGCCCGGCAGCAACCCCTGCTGGATGTCCACATGGAATCTCCGGGAGGGGCCGACAGCGCGGCGCAGGTCCAGCAGCGCGAGACGGTGGAGCGGCTCTATATCGCCATCCAGCAACTGCCCAAGGCCGACGCGGCCCTGGTACTGCTCTATCTGGACGAACTGAGCTATCGGGAGATGGCGGAGGTGCTGGGCGTCTCGGAGACTAACGTGGGGGTGAAATTGAATCGCGCGAAAAGAAAACTGGGCGAACTTATGAAAGCGGACTCCAATGAGCCCTGA
- a CDS encoding RHS repeat-associated core domain-containing protein has translation MDIPNGMHTAYAYDTSGRLDAIHHKDGTTVVQGFDYTFDNGGNITRIDHEDGSYWAYDYDGRDRLIEAERYDDTPTLLHRYTYTYDDADNMLTKAVYDPSGPSTVTTTFTYNDANEQTSMSDGTTTTNMTYDEWGRLVEKDDGTYTATYVWGLGSELLQFDSNFPGQGTVSYQYGGDGKRRSVDDGTSFVWYNWARNIPINEEDQGAGVGDGPLSKTLIAFRAEVGGSDPSSGTYTYFATDHLGSIRSTFNQAKNNTGNAELAPFGTLYQAALPGATRARYSAHTLDNKTGLYYTEYRYYAPDNARWLNRDTFGAIDGPNLYAYVGNNPISYWDPNGASQVPTEAGG, from the coding sequence GTGGACATTCCGAACGGCATGCACACGGCGTATGCGTATGATACGTCCGGGCGGCTGGACGCCATCCACCACAAGGACGGGACTACGGTGGTCCAGGGCTTTGACTACACCTTCGACAATGGCGGCAACATCACCCGCATCGACCACGAGGATGGCAGCTATTGGGCCTACGATTACGATGGGCGGGACCGGCTCATCGAGGCCGAGCGCTACGACGACACGCCAACGCTCCTCCACCGCTACACCTACACCTATGACGATGCCGACAACATGCTCACGAAAGCCGTCTACGATCCGAGTGGCCCGAGCACCGTCACCACCACCTTCACCTACAACGACGCCAACGAACAAACCAGCATGAGCGACGGGACCACCACGACGAACATGACCTATGACGAATGGGGCCGTCTGGTGGAGAAGGACGACGGAACCTACACCGCCACCTACGTTTGGGGACTTGGTTCCGAACTACTGCAGTTTGATTCGAATTTCCCCGGACAGGGAACCGTCAGCTATCAGTATGGAGGTGATGGCAAGCGCCGTAGCGTGGACGACGGAACGAGTTTTGTGTGGTACAACTGGGCCAGAAACATTCCCATTAATGAAGAGGACCAAGGAGCAGGTGTCGGCGATGGGCCGTTAAGCAAGACTCTCATTGCCTTTCGAGCAGAAGTGGGAGGGAGCGATCCATCCTCGGGCACATATACCTATTTCGCGACGGACCACCTAGGTTCGATCCGTTCGACCTTTAACCAAGCGAAGAACAATACGGGGAATGCCGAACTCGCTCCGTTTGGCACGCTTTATCAGGCTGCATTGCCAGGGGCAACGAGAGCACGATATAGCGCCCACACGCTTGATAACAAAACGGGACTGTACTATACCGAATATCGCTACTATGCGCCGGATAATGCACGATGGCTGAACCGGGATACCTTCGGCGCGATTGATGGACCGAACCTCTATGCCTACGTGGGCAACAATCCGATATCGTACTGGGACCCCAATGGAGCAAGCCAGGTTCCAACGGAAGCTGGTGGATAA
- a CDS encoding cysteine desulfurase translates to MSLIYLDYAATTPVDPRVLDAMLPYFNERFGNAASTGHAAGKAARDAVEHAREQVAAVLGADPREIVWTSGATESDNLALQGVTFAPYYAGRGNHIVTAATEHKAVIDCCAHLASQGVHVKRLPVDDDGLIDLERLADAITPETRLVSVMHANNETGVLQPIREIGALCRARGVLFHTDATQSFGKLRIDVNRDHIDLLSLSAHKIYGPKGVGALYVRRKGPRVRCALLIHGGGHEGGLRSGTLNVPGIVGLGLAAEIAGRDPETEQARIAELRDLLESALMRRLAGVTRNGAPGARLAGFANLTFAGAAAEAIMAGAPEVAVSAGAACSSATRLSSYVLAAMGRDREAIECSIRFSLGRPTTAGEIHEVAARIAEAVERAREPGYRARCGD, encoded by the coding sequence ATGAGCCTGATCTACCTGGATTACGCGGCCACGACGCCGGTTGACCCGCGGGTGCTGGACGCGATGCTGCCGTATTTCAACGAGCGCTTCGGCAATGCCGCAAGCACGGGCCACGCGGCGGGAAAGGCGGCGCGGGACGCGGTCGAACACGCGCGCGAACAGGTGGCGGCGGTGCTGGGGGCCGACCCGCGCGAGATCGTCTGGACGAGCGGCGCGACGGAATCCGACAACCTGGCGCTTCAGGGGGTGACGTTTGCGCCGTATTACGCGGGACGCGGCAACCACATCGTCACCGCCGCCACGGAACACAAGGCCGTGATCGACTGCTGCGCGCATCTGGCGTCGCAAGGGGTCCACGTCAAGCGCCTGCCAGTTGATGACGACGGGCTTATCGACCTCGAACGGCTTGCCGATGCGATCACGCCGGAGACCCGGCTGGTCTCGGTGATGCACGCCAACAACGAGACGGGTGTACTCCAGCCGATTCGCGAGATCGGGGCGTTGTGCCGCGCACGCGGCGTCCTGTTCCACACCGACGCCACGCAGAGTTTCGGGAAGCTCCGGATAGACGTCAACCGCGATCACATTGACCTCCTGAGCCTGAGCGCGCACAAGATTTATGGGCCGAAGGGCGTGGGTGCGCTCTATGTTCGCCGGAAGGGCCCGCGCGTGCGCTGTGCCCTGCTGATCCACGGCGGCGGCCACGAGGGGGGCCTCCGGTCGGGCACGCTGAACGTCCCGGGCATCGTGGGGCTGGGCCTCGCGGCGGAGATCGCGGGGCGCGACCCGGAAACGGAGCAGGCGCGGATCGCGGAACTACGCGACCTGCTTGAAAGCGCGTTGATGCGGCGCCTGGCCGGGGTAACCCGGAATGGCGCGCCGGGCGCGCGCCTCGCCGGCTTCGCCAACCTGACCTTCGCCGGAGCGGCTGCGGAAGCGATCATGGCCGGGGCGCCCGAAGTCGCGGTGTCGGCGGGGGCCGCGTGCAGCAGCGCGACGCGGCTGTCCAGCTACGTTCTCGCCGCGATGGGCCGCGACCGCGAGGCCATCGAATGCAGCATCCGCTTCAGCCTGGGACGCCCGACCACCGCCGGGGAGATCCACGAGGTCGCCGCGCGCATCGCCGAAGCCGTCGAGCGCGCCCGGGAACCGGGGTATCGCGCGCGCTGCGGGGATTAA
- a CDS encoding squalene--hopene cyclase, with protein sequence MDALLKTLETARARLLDARNEAGCWDGELSSSALSTATALCALTLARRAGVPAGGGDIGALIGGARSWLERRQNADGGWGDTVDSPTNISTTTLCWAALGAAQHEDGVPSPAAHRAETWLVRETGELTADAIARTICARYGLDRTFSVPILTMCALSGRFGAGRAAWRGIPALPFELGAFPRRWFNRLGLPVVSYALPALIAVGQAQHRQRPSRNPVLRCLRALARKPTLRTLEAIQPASGGFLEAAPLTSFVAMSLIGAGEASHPVTARCLDFLADTVRPDGSWPIDTNLRTWVTTLAVKALARGGSPGEHLPGAERGRLLEWILARQGRVPHPYTLAAPGGWAWTDLSGGVPDADDTPGALLAVYGLAAAEGRLVDATILECAEAGIRWLMDLQNKDGGIPTFCRGWGKLPFDKSCPDLTAHSLRAWLAWRNLVSPALGVEVDTAAARAITFLLREQAEDGSWTPLWFGNQAAPGQTNPVYGTAVTLGVPELPGVAAFAGVRDAWTAARARAVNWLLVAQGPDGGWGGAPGVVPSIEETALAVDALARNLCYAGDVGRQREAMLQGCAWLEVATASGVQFPATPIGLYFAQLWYHEAMYPLVFTVSALAGAAACLAEDAPAP encoded by the coding sequence ATGGATGCGCTCTTGAAGACGCTTGAAACCGCGCGCGCGCGGCTCCTGGACGCGCGAAACGAGGCTGGGTGCTGGGACGGCGAACTTTCGTCGAGCGCGCTATCCACGGCGACGGCGCTCTGCGCCTTGACCCTGGCGCGGCGCGCGGGGGTACCGGCGGGCGGCGGTGATATCGGCGCGCTCATCGGAGGCGCGCGGTCGTGGCTGGAAAGGCGCCAGAATGCGGATGGCGGGTGGGGCGACACGGTGGACAGCCCGACGAACATCAGCACGACGACGCTGTGCTGGGCGGCGCTGGGCGCGGCCCAACACGAAGACGGCGTCCCCTCCCCCGCCGCGCATCGCGCGGAGACGTGGCTTGTGCGCGAAACGGGCGAGCTGACCGCGGACGCGATCGCCCGCACGATCTGCGCGCGCTACGGGCTTGACCGGACCTTTTCGGTACCGATTCTGACGATGTGCGCCCTGTCGGGCCGCTTCGGCGCGGGGCGGGCGGCCTGGCGCGGGATCCCGGCGCTGCCCTTCGAGCTGGGGGCCTTCCCCCGCCGCTGGTTCAACCGCCTGGGGCTGCCCGTGGTGAGCTACGCGCTGCCGGCGCTCATCGCGGTGGGCCAGGCGCAGCACCGCCAGCGCCCGAGCCGCAATCCGGTCCTCCGTTGCCTTCGCGCGCTGGCCCGCAAGCCCACCCTGCGCACCCTCGAGGCCATTCAACCGGCGTCGGGCGGCTTTCTGGAGGCCGCGCCCCTGACCAGTTTTGTGGCGATGAGCCTCATCGGCGCCGGGGAGGCCAGCCATCCCGTGACGGCGCGTTGTCTGGACTTTCTGGCCGATACGGTGCGCCCGGACGGCAGCTGGCCGATTGACACGAACCTGCGGACGTGGGTCACGACGCTGGCGGTAAAGGCGCTGGCGCGAGGCGGATCGCCAGGCGAACACCTTCCGGGGGCGGAGCGGGGCCGGCTCCTGGAATGGATCCTGGCGCGGCAGGGGCGGGTCCCCCACCCTTACACGCTGGCGGCGCCGGGCGGCTGGGCCTGGACCGATCTTTCGGGCGGGGTTCCGGACGCGGACGATACGCCGGGGGCCTTGCTTGCGGTGTACGGCCTGGCGGCGGCGGAGGGACGGCTCGTGGACGCCACGATCCTGGAATGCGCCGAAGCGGGCATCCGCTGGCTTATGGACCTCCAGAACAAGGACGGCGGGATTCCGACCTTCTGCCGGGGTTGGGGCAAATTGCCCTTCGACAAGAGCTGTCCCGATCTGACGGCCCACAGTCTGCGCGCGTGGCTCGCGTGGCGGAATCTTGTGTCGCCGGCGCTGGGTGTGGAGGTGGACACCGCCGCCGCGCGCGCGATCACGTTTCTCCTGCGGGAGCAGGCCGAGGATGGATCGTGGACGCCGCTCTGGTTTGGGAATCAGGCGGCGCCGGGGCAGACCAATCCGGTGTATGGCACGGCGGTCACGCTGGGCGTTCCGGAATTGCCCGGGGTGGCGGCCTTCGCGGGCGTACGGGACGCGTGGACAGCGGCGCGCGCGCGGGCCGTAAACTGGCTGCTGGTGGCGCAGGGCCCGGATGGCGGCTGGGGCGGGGCGCCGGGCGTTGTCCCGAGTATCGAGGAGACCGCGCTGGCTGTGGACGCGCTGGCGCGGAATCTGTGCTACGCCGGGGATGTCGGAAGGCAACGCGAGGCCATGCTCCAGGGTTGCGCATGGCTTGAAGTCGCTACGGCGAGCGGCGTCCAGTTCCCTGCGACGCCGATCGGGCTCTATTTCGCCCAGCTCTGGTATCATGAGGCGATGTATCCGCTTGTCTTCACCGTATCCGCGCTTGCGGGCGCCGCGGCCTGCCTGGCCGAGGATGCGCCCGCGCCATGA
- a CDS encoding polyprenyl synthetase family protein, translated as MSEVRSNGHATATAPLSPAAVGPVPQVVLPPRVPRQAYRPAQSDIPDEKTVRARLKEAIRIYTRLEGLTPPLTMDELREHTATVLKRVGLDPVYKDYAAVLLSNAAWADALAQVPFDRRLLLLPKCLRVEDKCPAPFDEFGLLCKECGLCSIQDLSVEAERLGYAVLVAEGSAIVRKMIETGKIEAVVGVSCLNVLEKCFPHMEAAAIPSIAIPLLQDDCINTTVDLDWVWDVIHLTADDKTYRLDLEALKADVRAWFTRDALDELLGPCATETDEIARDWLARDGKRWRPYLAACTALALEASRHETPPPPSRALRQTAVAIECFHKASLIHDDIEDADTQRYGMATLHTERGVPIALNVGDFLLGLGYRLLAEADVDPVRKVEMLRLAACSHETLSRGQGTELCWAENRRVLTSLEILDIFRMKTAPAFEVALRLGACLGGADEETHEVLQKYSEALGIAYQINDDIEDHSDEGDSHDLDAIRPSLILAIAHKRAVEGAQQDLIARLWRGEIPYADVREEVREILEDRGVLEKADDLLAAYKEEAIRSLRFIPNATLKGLLRRVVGKMFSEQLIEGYCSEFEARNATSRAAGPESAPGSVAAGR; from the coding sequence ATGAGCGAAGTACGATCCAATGGCCATGCAACCGCAACGGCCCCCCTCTCCCCCGCCGCCGTTGGCCCGGTTCCGCAGGTGGTGCTGCCCCCCCGGGTCCCCCGGCAGGCGTACCGCCCGGCCCAATCGGACATTCCGGATGAAAAGACGGTTCGCGCCCGGCTGAAGGAGGCAATTCGAATTTACACGCGCCTGGAGGGACTGACGCCGCCGCTGACGATGGACGAACTCCGGGAACACACGGCCACTGTCCTGAAGCGCGTCGGCCTGGACCCGGTTTACAAAGATTACGCGGCCGTGCTGTTGAGCAACGCCGCGTGGGCGGATGCGCTGGCCCAGGTTCCCTTCGATCGGCGCCTGCTCCTGCTGCCGAAGTGCCTCCGCGTGGAAGACAAATGTCCCGCGCCCTTCGATGAATTCGGCCTGCTGTGCAAGGAATGCGGTCTCTGCTCGATCCAGGATTTGAGCGTCGAGGCGGAGCGCCTGGGCTACGCGGTGCTCGTGGCGGAAGGGTCGGCGATAGTCCGCAAGATGATCGAGACTGGAAAGATCGAGGCGGTGGTCGGGGTGAGTTGTCTGAACGTGCTGGAGAAGTGCTTCCCGCATATGGAAGCCGCGGCCATACCGAGTATCGCCATTCCCCTTTTGCAGGACGACTGCATCAACACCACGGTCGACCTGGACTGGGTCTGGGATGTAATTCACCTCACCGCGGACGACAAGACGTACCGGCTCGACCTGGAAGCGCTGAAGGCCGACGTGCGCGCGTGGTTTACCCGCGACGCGCTGGACGAACTGCTCGGGCCGTGCGCCACGGAGACGGACGAGATTGCCCGGGACTGGCTCGCGCGCGATGGCAAGCGCTGGCGCCCGTATCTCGCGGCGTGCACCGCGCTCGCGCTGGAGGCGTCGCGCCATGAAACGCCCCCGCCGCCCTCGCGCGCATTGCGCCAGACCGCCGTGGCGATTGAGTGTTTCCACAAGGCCTCGCTCATCCACGACGACATCGAGGACGCGGACACCCAGCGCTACGGCATGGCGACCCTGCACACGGAGCGGGGCGTGCCGATCGCGCTGAACGTGGGTGACTTCCTGCTCGGCCTGGGCTACCGGCTGCTCGCCGAGGCGGACGTGGATCCGGTTCGCAAGGTGGAAATGTTGCGGCTGGCGGCCTGCTCGCACGAGACGCTGAGCCGCGGCCAGGGCACGGAGCTTTGCTGGGCCGAAAACCGGCGGGTTCTTACGTCGCTGGAGATCCTGGATATCTTCCGGATGAAGACGGCGCCGGCCTTTGAGGTGGCGCTGCGGCTGGGCGCGTGCCTGGGCGGGGCGGATGAGGAAACGCACGAGGTGCTCCAGAAATACAGCGAGGCCCTGGGCATCGCCTACCAGATCAACGACGATATCGAGGACCATTCCGACGAGGGCGATTCCCACGATTTGGACGCGATTCGGCCGTCGCTCATTCTGGCGATCGCGCACAAGCGGGCGGTGGAAGGTGCGCAGCAGGATCTGATTGCGCGTCTCTGGCGGGGTGAAATCCCTTATGCCGACGTGCGCGAGGAGGTCCGTGAAATTCTTGAGGATCGCGGCGTGCTGGAGAAGGCCGACGACCTGCTCGCGGCGTACAAGGAGGAGGCGATCCGGTCGCTCCGGTTCATCCCCAACGCGACCCTGAAGGGGCTCCTGCGCCGGGTGGTCGGAAAAATGTTCAGCGAGCAGCTTATCGAGGGCTATTGCAGTGAGTTTGAGGCTCGAAATGCTACAAGTCGCGCGGCTGGCCCCGAATCTGCTCCAGGAAGCGTCGCGGCCGGTCGCTGA
- a CDS encoding radical SAM protein — translation MVPAIAYRMVRTVDARLLWKFSYNFGFKGMLSVQRFKRELKKGKVFPPFLYISIINSCNLRCQGCWVDVAAPESMISFEDLDRLVTNAKKHGNSFFGILGGEPFMHPDLIRLLEAHPDCYFQIFTNGQFITDKVAAELRRAGNATPLISVEGREIVSDERRGRKNVLNHTLAGIDACIRNRLITGVATSVCQSNFDELVREEWVDELVKRGVHYAWFHTYRPVGPDPKPELALTPEQVLAVRRFGVEMRNRKPIGFVDAYWDDQGNALCPAAVGISHHISPWGDIEPCPIIQFANESIGDNGGDIYRTMTESTLLADFRKTAAQATRGCIVLERPDLLKDIVTRNGSRDTTARKRALAELEAMASRNSQYNPGNEIPEKHWLYRFAKKYWFFGFGAYT, via the coding sequence ATGGTTCCCGCAATTGCCTACCGCATGGTTCGCACGGTCGACGCCCGGTTGCTGTGGAAATTTTCCTACAACTTCGGGTTCAAGGGCATGCTGTCCGTCCAGCGCTTCAAGCGCGAACTGAAAAAGGGCAAGGTATTCCCGCCGTTTCTGTATATTTCGATTATCAACAGCTGTAACCTGCGCTGCCAGGGCTGCTGGGTGGACGTGGCCGCGCCGGAGTCCATGATATCGTTTGAGGACCTCGATCGCCTGGTCACCAACGCAAAGAAGCACGGCAACAGCTTTTTCGGGATTCTCGGCGGCGAGCCCTTCATGCACCCGGACCTGATCCGGCTGCTGGAGGCGCATCCGGACTGCTATTTCCAGATATTCACCAACGGGCAGTTCATCACGGACAAGGTGGCCGCCGAACTCCGGCGCGCCGGCAACGCCACGCCCCTCATCAGCGTCGAGGGCCGAGAAATCGTCAGCGACGAGCGGCGCGGGCGGAAGAATGTGCTGAACCATACCCTGGCGGGCATCGACGCCTGCATTCGCAACCGGCTGATTACGGGCGTCGCCACCAGCGTGTGCCAGAGCAACTTTGACGAACTGGTCCGCGAGGAATGGGTCGACGAACTCGTAAAGCGCGGCGTGCACTACGCCTGGTTTCACACCTACCGCCCGGTGGGCCCGGATCCGAAGCCGGAACTGGCGCTCACGCCCGAGCAGGTGCTCGCGGTGCGGCGCTTCGGCGTGGAGATGCGCAACCGCAAGCCCATCGGTTTCGTGGATGCGTACTGGGACGACCAGGGCAATGCGCTATGCCCCGCCGCCGTGGGCATCAGCCACCACATCAGCCCCTGGGGCGATATCGAGCCCTGCCCGATCATCCAATTCGCGAACGAGTCGATCGGGGACAACGGCGGCGATATTTACCGCACCATGACGGAGTCTACCTTGCTGGCGGACTTCCGCAAGACGGCGGCCCAGGCCACGCGGGGCTGCATTGTGCTGGAGCGTCCCGATCTCCTGAAGGACATCGTGACGCGGAACGGCTCGCGCGATACCACCGCGCGCAAGCGGGCCCTGGCGGAACTGGAGGCGATGGCGTCGCGTAACAGCCAGTACAACCCGGGCAACGAGATCCCGGAGAAACATTGGCTCTATCGTTTCGCCAAGAAGTATTGGTTTTTCGGGTTCGGCGCCTACACGTGA
- a CDS encoding ferredoxin family protein, translating into MRTQASKTDGLNLRVVFHGEGLAPEMRAETLCALLEAGFEVSRPMHGEAHDAAGSPMLVLGPAPDTLAASEGVQYHDIAGQTPEAVVDLARTVRKASGARALEAWKPWFPVIDYDRCTNCMQCLSFCLFDVYAVDEHDKISVQNESNCKTDCPACSRVCPEVAILFPKYRKGPINGDVVRPEDVQREAMKVDVSALLGGDIYSALRSRQSDARKRFSTERDESKALLERKRCLKKLKKDLDIPEEVLMSLPSAGDIEERAERAREKLKKRLERSKSARDAERPAPTQEDWGI; encoded by the coding sequence ATGAGGACGCAGGCGAGCAAAACCGACGGGCTGAATCTGCGGGTCGTGTTCCACGGGGAGGGCCTGGCTCCCGAGATGCGCGCGGAGACCCTGTGCGCGCTGTTGGAAGCCGGTTTCGAGGTAAGCCGCCCGATGCACGGCGAAGCGCACGACGCCGCTGGCTCCCCGATGCTGGTGCTCGGCCCCGCGCCCGACACGCTGGCCGCGTCCGAGGGCGTTCAATACCATGATATCGCCGGCCAGACGCCCGAGGCGGTCGTGGATCTGGCCCGAACCGTGCGTAAGGCGTCCGGCGCGCGCGCGCTGGAGGCGTGGAAGCCGTGGTTTCCCGTGATCGATTACGACCGCTGCACGAACTGCATGCAGTGCCTCAGTTTCTGCCTGTTCGACGTCTACGCGGTGGATGAACACGACAAGATCAGCGTCCAGAATGAAAGTAATTGTAAGACGGACTGCCCGGCCTGCTCGCGGGTGTGCCCGGAGGTGGCAATCCTCTTTCCCAAGTACCGGAAGGGCCCCATCAACGGCGATGTGGTGCGTCCGGAGGATGTGCAGCGGGAGGCAATGAAGGTGGATGTGTCCGCCCTGCTTGGCGGGGACATCTATTCGGCGCTTCGTTCGCGCCAGTCCGACGCGCGAAAGCGGTTTTCCACGGAGCGCGACGAGTCGAAGGCGCTGCTGGAGCGGAAGCGGTGCCTGAAGAAGCTGAAGAAAGATCTGGACATCCCGGAAGAAGTGCTCATGAGCCTTCCGTCCGCCGGGGATATCGAAGAGCGGGCAGAGCGCGCGCGCGAAAAACTGAAGAAGCGCCTGGAGCGATCCAAGAGCGCCCGGGACGCCGAGCGCCCTGCGCCAACCCAGGAAGATTGGGGTATTTAA
- a CDS encoding cobalamin biosynthesis protein P47K: MIGGFLGAGKTTAIAAFARYLTDRGARVGLISNDQSTGLVDTALLRSRGFTVEEIAGGCFCCRFDSLMEASEKLARAAAPDVFLAEPVGSCTDLVATVSYPLRRIYGERFTIAPLSVLVDPSRAARIFGLEPGRAFSEKVVYIYTKQLEEADIIVINKCDSVADELRERLADEFRRRFPHATVHCCAARDGMGLEPWFEQVLSEECGSRPAMELDYDTYGAGEALLGWLNATVQVRAERSVPADGLLLELARAIQERVLAADGEVAHLKMTLDAGDIAGRLSVVSAVRGDAAPELREALDETVSSGSLILNLRAEMDPDALRAIVEDTLISLSASSKATLSIEHLESFRPGMPTPVHRDAAGIASGSSGA, translated from the coding sequence ATGATCGGCGGCTTTCTCGGCGCGGGCAAGACGACGGCGATAGCGGCGTTCGCGCGCTATCTCACCGATCGCGGCGCGCGCGTTGGGCTGATCAGCAACGATCAGAGCACGGGCCTGGTGGACACGGCGCTGTTGCGTTCGCGCGGCTTCACGGTGGAGGAGATTGCGGGCGGATGCTTCTGCTGCCGTTTTGATTCGCTGATGGAGGCCTCGGAGAAGCTGGCGCGCGCGGCGGCGCCGGATGTGTTTCTGGCGGAGCCGGTGGGGAGCTGCACCGACCTGGTCGCCACGGTTTCGTATCCCCTGCGCCGCATCTACGGCGAGCGCTTCACCATTGCGCCGCTGAGCGTGTTGGTGGACCCGTCGCGGGCGGCGCGGATTTTCGGGCTGGAGCCCGGGCGGGCGTTTTCCGAGAAGGTCGTGTACATTTACACGAAGCAGCTGGAAGAAGCCGATATTATCGTCATTAACAAGTGCGACAGCGTGGCGGACGAACTGCGCGAGCGGCTGGCCGATGAATTCCGGCGGCGTTTTCCCCACGCGACCGTGCATTGCTGCGCGGCGCGTGATGGTATGGGCCTCGAGCCGTGGTTCGAACAGGTGCTCTCGGAGGAGTGCGGCAGCCGCCCCGCGATGGAGCTGGATTACGATACGTATGGCGCGGGCGAGGCGCTCCTGGGCTGGTTGAACGCCACGGTTCAGGTACGCGCGGAGCGAAGCGTGCCGGCGGACGGCCTTCTGCTGGAGCTTGCACGCGCAATACAGGAACGCGTGCTGGCCGCGGACGGCGAGGTCGCGCATTTGAAGATGACGCTCGACGCGGGCGACATCGCCGGGCGGCTTTCGGTGGTGAGCGCGGTGCGGGGGGATGCCGCGCCGGAACTCCGTGAGGCGCTGGACGAAACAGTCTCCTCGGGGTCGCTGATTCTCAATCTTCGGGCGGAGATGGATCCGGATGCCCTTCGGGCAATCGTGGAAGACACCCTGATTTCTCTGTCGGCATCAAGCAAGGCGACCCTGTCTATCGAACACCTGGAGAGTTTCCGGCCTGGCATGCCAACGCCGGTGCACCGGGACGCGGCCGGCATCGCCAGCGGGAGCAGCGGCGCATGA
- a CDS encoding glycine cleavage system protein H: MAHVVPTAGSGPIRYRRARFSTRLYDDCLYTPAHAWLRHEEGEIWHIGYTQFAMRMLGEPVELEFEAQPGDVIARGQGIGWLEGFKAVSDIYTPMDGVFRGVNPALLDRIDLLGRDPHQAGWLYRVEGAPGPDCLDRAAYMAVLDTSIDTMMGDDALK; this comes from the coding sequence ATGGCACACGTAGTACCCACAGCCGGCTCCGGGCCGATCCGCTACCGACGCGCGCGTTTTTCGACGCGTTTGTATGACGACTGCCTTTATACGCCGGCGCACGCCTGGCTACGGCATGAGGAAGGCGAGATCTGGCACATCGGCTATACCCAGTTCGCCATGCGCATGCTGGGCGAGCCGGTGGAGCTGGAATTTGAGGCGCAACCGGGCGACGTGATAGCGCGCGGCCAGGGCATTGGCTGGCTCGAGGGCTTCAAGGCGGTGAGCGATATCTACACCCCGATGGACGGCGTCTTCCGTGGGGTCAACCCCGCGCTGCTGGACCGGATCGACCTGCTGGGGCGCGATCCGCACCAGGCCGGGTGGCTTTACCGCGTGGAAGGCGCGCCGGGACCCGACTGCCTGGATCGCGCCGCCTACATGGCCGTTCTCGATACGTCAATCGACACAATGATGGGCGACGACGCGCTCAAGTGA